The following proteins come from a genomic window of Denitromonas sp.:
- a CDS encoding cupin domain-containing protein: MTPAPLIMKPGEQPAPLSVVGTRVTILSRDQADFKITLQSGDEGAGPPPHHHDWDEAFYVTHGQVSFVFDGEIIMCPAGTLVHVPAGVVHGFNYGVGGGEMLEVTGPRSQAVAMFAALDRLAAAGEPEPAQLVATTAAHGVTLCV; this comes from the coding sequence ATGACACCCGCCCCCTTGATCATGAAGCCCGGTGAGCAGCCCGCGCCCCTGAGCGTTGTCGGCACCCGGGTCACTATCCTCTCCCGCGATCAGGCCGACTTCAAGATCACGCTGCAAAGCGGCGACGAGGGCGCCGGCCCGCCGCCGCATCACCACGACTGGGACGAAGCCTTCTACGTGACCCACGGTCAGGTGAGCTTTGTTTTCGACGGCGAGATCATCATGTGCCCCGCCGGGACGCTGGTGCATGTGCCCGCCGGGGTTGTGCACGGCTTCAATTATGGCGTTGGCGGTGGCGAAATGCTGGAGGTGACCGGCCCGCGCAGCCAGGCAGTGGCCATGTTCGCCGCGCTCGACAGGCTCGCAGCCGCCGGCGAACCCGAACCCGCGCAACTGGTCGCGACAACCGCTGCGCATGGCGTCACGCTGTGTGTTTGA
- a CDS encoding amino acid ABC transporter permease produces MSHDFAPLPDLPPPGSSVGAIGWLRRNLFSNAINSLLTLFAIYLLATFLPPLFNWLFFDADWIGDSRDACTSGGACWVFVSARFSTFMYGFFPESETWRINLIYIALIACMVPLFIEGFRHKVKLGVFVIFVFPIFGFILLFGGVFGLEQTETSQWGGLTLTLLLASVGCVAALPLGIMLALGRQATNMPAVKSMCVLFIEFWRGVPLITVLFMSSVMLPLFLPEGVSFDKLLRALIGITLFQSAYIAEVVRGGLQAIPKGQYEAADALGLSYWKKMGLIILPQALKIVIPGIVNTFIALFKDTTLVIIVGLLDVLGMVQNALNDPNWLGYSTEGYVFTAFVFWIFCFTMSRYSQSLERKLHTGHKR; encoded by the coding sequence ATGAGTCATGACTTTGCTCCACTGCCCGATCTGCCGCCTCCGGGATCTTCCGTGGGCGCCATCGGCTGGCTACGACGCAACCTGTTCTCGAACGCCATCAACTCGTTGCTGACGCTGTTCGCCATCTATTTGCTGGCGACCTTCCTGCCCCCCTTGTTCAACTGGTTGTTCTTCGATGCGGACTGGATCGGCGACAGCCGCGACGCGTGCACCTCCGGCGGCGCGTGCTGGGTGTTTGTCAGCGCCCGCTTCTCCACCTTCATGTACGGCTTCTTCCCGGAGAGCGAAACCTGGCGGATCAACCTGATCTACATCGCGCTGATCGCCTGCATGGTGCCGTTGTTCATCGAGGGCTTCCGGCACAAGGTGAAGCTGGGCGTTTTCGTCATCTTCGTCTTCCCGATCTTCGGCTTCATCCTGCTGTTTGGCGGCGTGTTTGGCCTTGAGCAGACCGAGACGTCGCAATGGGGCGGCCTCACGCTGACCCTGCTGCTGGCCTCGGTGGGCTGTGTGGCGGCCTTGCCGCTGGGCATCATGCTGGCGCTCGGGCGTCAGGCCACCAACATGCCGGCCGTGAAGTCGATGTGTGTGCTGTTCATCGAGTTCTGGCGCGGTGTGCCGCTCATTACCGTGCTGTTCATGTCCTCGGTGATGCTGCCGCTGTTCCTGCCCGAAGGGGTCAGCTTCGACAAGCTCTTGCGGGCGCTGATCGGTATCACCCTGTTCCAGTCGGCCTACATTGCCGAAGTGGTGCGCGGTGGCCTGCAGGCGATTCCGAAGGGGCAGTACGAGGCGGCCGATGCGCTGGGCCTGAGCTACTGGAAGAAGATGGGCCTGATCATCCTGCCGCAGGCACTGAAGATCGTCATCCCGGGCATCGTGAACACCTTCATCGCCCTGTTCAAGGACACCACGCTGGTCATCATCGTTGGCTTGCTCGATGTGCTGGGCATGGTTCAGAACGCCCTGAACGATCCGAACTGGCTGGGCTACTCCACCGAGGGCTATGTGTTTACCGCCTTCGTGTTCTGGATCTTCTGCTTCACCATGTCGCGTTACAGCCAGTCGCTGGAACGCAAGCTGCACACCGGACACAAGCGCTGA
- a CDS encoding amino acid ABC transporter permease: MADASSEREIPAKPRLLSDPKFRALVFQILASITVAAFIFFIVRNTLHNMELRGISTGFGFLDRASGFGILQSLIEYDETSTYGRTFLVGLLNTILVSVLGVFFATIIGFVMGVLRLSSNWLISKLAAVYIEIFRNIPLLLQIFFWYYAIGFNLPGPRQAMSVGESLFLSNRGLYLPAPVFEDGFMATGLAIIGSIVAVIFLARWARKRFEATGQLFHTVYASLAILIGVPALVFFATGSPMHLDYPSLQGFNFQGGVAVIPELFALTLALSIYTAAFIAETVRSGIQAVSHGQTEAASALGLRPSWTLRLVVIPQAMRVIIPPLTSQYLNLTKNSSLAAAIGYPDLVAVFAGTTLNQTGQAVEIIAITMSVYLLLSLIISIFMNWYNAKMALRER, translated from the coding sequence ATGGCTGATGCAAGCTCCGAGCGGGAGATCCCCGCCAAGCCACGGCTTCTGTCCGATCCCAAGTTCAGAGCGCTGGTTTTCCAGATTCTCGCCAGCATTACCGTTGCGGCGTTTATCTTCTTCATTGTGCGCAACACCCTCCACAACATGGAGTTGCGCGGTATCTCGACCGGTTTTGGCTTTCTCGACCGGGCGTCCGGTTTCGGCATTCTCCAGTCACTGATCGAATACGACGAAACCTCGACCTACGGCCGCACCTTCCTGGTCGGCCTGCTCAACACCATCCTGGTGTCTGTGCTGGGCGTGTTCTTTGCGACGATCATCGGGTTCGTGATGGGCGTGCTGCGCCTGTCGTCCAACTGGCTGATCAGCAAGCTGGCTGCGGTCTATATCGAAATTTTCCGCAACATCCCGCTGCTGCTGCAGATTTTCTTCTGGTACTACGCCATCGGCTTCAACCTGCCGGGGCCACGCCAGGCCATGTCGGTCGGCGAATCCTTGTTCCTCAGCAATCGCGGCCTGTATTTGCCGGCACCGGTGTTCGAGGACGGCTTCATGGCCACCGGGCTGGCCATCATCGGTTCGATCGTGGCGGTGATCTTCCTGGCGCGCTGGGCGCGCAAGCGTTTCGAGGCGACCGGCCAGCTGTTCCACACGGTATATGCCTCGCTGGCCATCCTGATCGGCGTGCCGGCGCTGGTGTTCTTCGCCACCGGCTCGCCCATGCACCTCGACTACCCGTCGCTGCAAGGCTTCAACTTTCAGGGCGGCGTGGCGGTCATCCCCGAGCTGTTCGCTCTGACGCTGGCCCTGTCGATCTACACCGCGGCGTTCATCGCCGAAACGGTGCGCAGCGGTATCCAGGCCGTGTCTCACGGGCAGACCGAAGCGGCCAGCGCACTGGGCCTGCGCCCGAGCTGGACGCTGCGCCTGGTGGTGATCCCGCAGGCCATGCGGGTGATCATCCCGCCGCTGACCAGCCAGTACCTGAACCTCACCAAGAACTCGTCTCTGGCGGCGGCCATCGGCTACCCCGACCTGGTCGCGGTGTTTGCCGGCACCACGCTGAACCAGACCGGTCAGGCGGTTGAGATCATCGCCATCACGATGAGCGTATATCTGCTGCTCAGCCTGATCATCTCCATCTTCATGAACTGGTACAACGCCAAGATGGCGTTGAGGGAGCGTTGA
- a CDS encoding amino acid ABC transporter ATP-binding protein → MIELRGVNKWYDKFHVLKDINLQVAKGERIVVCGPSGSGKSTMIRCINRLEEHQKGQIIVDGTELTSDLRQIEQIRKEVGMVFQHFNLFPHLTVLENLALAPMWVRKMPRKEAEAIGMQYLERVKIPDQAKKYPGQLSGGQQQRVAIARSLCMNPRIMLFDEPTSALDPEMIKEVLDVMIELAESGMTMMCVTHEMGFAKTVADKVIFMDRGQIVESNPPEEFFNNPQNERTQLFLSQIIGH, encoded by the coding sequence ATGATCGAGCTTCGCGGTGTGAACAAGTGGTATGACAAATTCCATGTCCTGAAGGACATCAACCTGCAAGTGGCCAAGGGCGAGCGCATCGTGGTGTGCGGTCCCTCGGGCTCGGGCAAATCGACCATGATCCGCTGCATCAACCGCCTCGAAGAGCACCAGAAGGGGCAGATCATCGTCGACGGCACCGAGCTGACCTCCGACCTGCGCCAGATCGAACAGATCCGCAAGGAAGTCGGCATGGTGTTCCAGCACTTCAACCTGTTCCCCCACCTCACGGTGCTCGAGAACCTCGCGCTGGCGCCGATGTGGGTGCGCAAGATGCCGCGCAAGGAGGCCGAAGCCATCGGCATGCAATACCTCGAGCGGGTGAAGATTCCCGACCAGGCCAAGAAGTACCCCGGCCAGCTCTCCGGCGGTCAGCAGCAGCGCGTGGCGATTGCCCGCAGCCTGTGCATGAACCCGCGCATCATGCTGTTCGATGAGCCGACCTCCGCGCTCGACCCCGAGATGATCAAGGAAGTGCTCGACGTCATGATCGAACTGGCCGAATCCGGCATGACCATGATGTGCGTGACGCACGAAATGGGCTTCGCCAAGACGGTGGCCGACAAGGTCATCTTCATGGACCGCGGCCAGATCGTCGAAAGCAACCCACCCGAGGAGTTCTTCAACAACCCGCAGAACGAGCGTACGCAACTCTTCCTCAGCCAGATCATCGGCCACTGA
- a CDS encoding flavin reductase family protein, whose product MSQSNNAPDARALRDSLGMFATGITVVTARAPDGTPIGLTVNSFNSVSLDPALIVWSLARHLPSADLFVNCEYYAINVLAHDQQHLSQRFATRDIDKFAGLNCRDGLGGAPLLDGCSAWFECRNTTRHEGGDHVLFLSEVVRHDRNPHDPLIYFGGQYRRLAP is encoded by the coding sequence ATGAGTCAATCGAACAACGCGCCGGACGCCCGCGCCCTGCGTGATTCCCTGGGCATGTTTGCGACCGGCATCACGGTGGTGACGGCGCGCGCCCCCGATGGTACGCCGATCGGCCTGACCGTCAATTCCTTCAACTCGGTGTCGCTCGACCCCGCGCTGATCGTCTGGTCGCTGGCCCGCCACCTGCCCAGTGCCGATCTCTTCGTCAACTGCGAGTACTACGCCATCAACGTGCTGGCACACGACCAGCAGCACCTGTCGCAGCGCTTCGCCACCCGCGACATCGACAAGTTCGCCGGCCTCAACTGCCGCGACGGCCTCGGCGGCGCACCGCTGCTCGACGGCTGCAGCGCGTGGTTCGAGTGCCGCAACACCACCCGCCACGAAGGCGGCGACCATGTGCTCTTCCTCAGCGAAGTGGTCCGCCACGACCGCAACCCGCACGATCCGCTGATCTACTTCGGCGGCCAGTACCGGCGCCTCGCGCCGTAA
- the mutY gene encoding A/G-specific adenine glycosylase — protein sequence MTDPVSSFAPRLLAWHRLSGRHDLPWQNTRDAYRIWLSEIMLQQTQVETVIPYYARFLAAFPDIAALAAAPVEAVMGLWSGLGYYARARNLHACAQQVVREHGGVFPATAGQIATLPGIGRSTAAAIAAFSQGERVAILDGNVKRVLCRAFGIAGFPGSTAVEKQLWSLAESLLPAAQIGDYIQAQMDLGATVCTRGTPRCGMCPLAEDCVARRSGRVAELPTPRPRKRPPLRQAHLAIIRHAGAVLLERRPPKGIWGGLLVLPEIEGEDVAAWLADRFGVAAQSIKRGEVLRHTFTHFVLDITPACIALPGDAMPTLTDAQQWVPMTALAEAALPAPVRSLLAR from the coding sequence ATGACCGATCCCGTTTCCTCCTTTGCCCCCCGACTGCTGGCCTGGCATCGCCTGTCCGGCCGCCACGACCTGCCCTGGCAGAACACACGCGACGCCTACCGCATCTGGCTGTCGGAGATCATGCTGCAGCAGACCCAGGTGGAGACGGTCATCCCCTACTACGCGCGCTTTCTGGCGGCGTTTCCGGACATCGCCGCGCTGGCGGCCGCGCCGGTCGAGGCGGTGATGGGGCTGTGGAGCGGGCTGGGCTACTACGCCCGGGCGCGCAACCTGCACGCCTGTGCGCAGCAGGTGGTGCGCGAGCACGGCGGGGTGTTTCCGGCCACCGCCGGGCAGATCGCCACGCTGCCGGGCATCGGGCGCTCGACCGCGGCGGCGATCGCGGCGTTCTCGCAGGGCGAGCGGGTGGCGATCCTTGACGGCAACGTCAAGCGGGTGCTGTGCCGGGCCTTCGGCATCGCAGGTTTTCCGGGCAGCACGGCGGTGGAGAAGCAGTTGTGGTCGCTGGCCGAGTCATTGCTGCCGGCCGCGCAGATCGGTGACTACATCCAGGCGCAGATGGACCTGGGCGCCACGGTGTGCACCCGCGGCACACCGCGCTGCGGCATGTGCCCGCTGGCGGAAGATTGCGTGGCACGGCGCAGCGGCCGTGTGGCCGAGTTGCCGACGCCGCGCCCCCGCAAGCGCCCGCCACTGCGCCAGGCACATCTGGCGATCATCCGCCACGCCGGTGCGGTGCTGCTGGAGCGGCGCCCGCCGAAGGGCATCTGGGGCGGGCTGCTGGTGCTGCCGGAGATCGAGGGCGAGGATGTAGCAGCGTGGCTGGCGGACCGCTTCGGCGTTGCGGCGCAGTCGATCAAGCGCGGCGAGGTGCTGCGCCACACCTTCACGCATTTCGTCCTCGACATCACGCCGGCGTGCATCGCGCTGCCGGGCGATGCAATGCCGACACTGACCGATGCCCAGCAATGGGTGCCGATGACGGCACTGGCCGAGGCGGCCTTGCCGGCGCCAGTGCGCAGCCTGCTGGCGCGCTGA
- a CDS encoding LON peptidase substrate-binding domain-containing protein gives MSQTTALPLFPLQAVLFPGGHLPLRIFEPRYMDMIAECLRLHTTFGVCLIAAGGETGDAAVPHLVGTEARVVAADADSVNEVNIVVVGERRFRVLDHSVDGMQLLMGEVEWLPPLPATPLPEAQTNLIPLLERIVRDLGERVPQPHLFEDAEWVGARYAEVLPIPLLARQKLLELDDVVSRLEIIQQFLDQRNLLA, from the coding sequence ATGAGTCAAACCACCGCCTTGCCCCTCTTTCCGCTGCAAGCCGTACTCTTCCCCGGCGGGCATCTGCCCCTGCGCATCTTCGAGCCGCGCTACATGGACATGATTGCCGAATGCCTGCGCCTGCACACCACCTTCGGCGTCTGCCTGATCGCCGCCGGCGGTGAAACCGGCGACGCCGCCGTGCCGCATCTGGTGGGGACCGAGGCCCGGGTGGTGGCCGCCGATGCCGATTCGGTCAATGAAGTGAACATCGTGGTCGTTGGCGAGCGGCGCTTCCGTGTGCTCGACCACAGCGTCGACGGCATGCAGCTGCTGATGGGCGAGGTCGAGTGGCTGCCGCCGCTGCCGGCAACGCCGCTACCCGAGGCGCAGACCAACCTGATCCCGCTGCTCGAGCGCATCGTGCGCGACCTGGGCGAGCGGGTACCGCAGCCACACTTGTTTGAGGACGCCGAGTGGGTCGGCGCCCGCTATGCCGAAGTGCTGCCGATTCCGCTGCTGGCGCGACAGAAACTGCTGGAGCTCGACGACGTGGTGAGCCGGCTGGAGATCATCCAGCAGTTCCTCGACCAGCGTAACCTGCTCGCCTGA